One Archocentrus centrarchus isolate MPI-CPG fArcCen1 chromosome 14, fArcCen1, whole genome shotgun sequence DNA window includes the following coding sequences:
- the rpl23a gene encoding large ribosomal subunit protein uL23: MAPKVKKEAVPAKTEAKSKALKAKKAVLKGVHSHKKKKVRTSPTFRRPKTLRLRRQPKYPRKSAPRRNKLDHYAIIKFPLTTESAMKKIEDNNTLVFIVDVKANKHQIKHAVKKLYDIDVAKVNTLIRPDGEKKAYVRLAPDYDALDVANKIGII, encoded by the exons ATGGCACCGAAGGTGAAGAAAGAAG CTGTCCCTGCCAAGACTGAGGCCAAGTCAAAGGCTCTGAAGGCCAAAAAGGCTGTGCTCAAAGGTGTACACagccacaagaagaagaaagtcaggACTTCTCCCACCTTCCGTCGCCCTAAAACCCTCCGTCTCCGCAGACAGCCCAAATATCCTCGCAAGAGTGCTCCTCGTAGGAACAA GTTGGATCATTATGCCATCATCAAGTTCCCCTTGACAACAGAGTCTGCTATGAAGAAAATTGAAGATAACAACACGCTTGTGTTCATTGTGGACGTCAAGGCAAACAAGCACCAGATCAAACACGCAGTCAAGAAGCTGTACGACATTGATGTCGCCAAAGTCAACACACTCATCAG GCCTGACGGTGAGAAGAAGGCATACGTCCGTCTCGCACCTGATTATGATGCGTTGGATGTTGCAAACAAG ATTGGCATCATCTAA
- the ddx52 gene encoding putative ATP-dependent RNA helicase DDX52, with translation MDAYELFRKLGAGAKFDLKRFGQDAARFKTARSHAGEASSDRLSAIDYFGTASGAQSWTQGGEEEEDKEEYEESEDGGSDTGGKRKRKEEEGDVRTKKKKKKTKSSQVEVKASDGLLKETQETGITWTSSLDRKIQNLQSDGKENSSLKKLKHLHQEKVNRIRAQHRINVHGCDIPDPVCTFEELQSEYHLNPRVLQNLRDAGLSSPTPIQMQAIPLMMHVRELLACAPTGSGKTLAFCLPLLAQLQQPTNQGFRAVIISPTRELASQTYRELLRLSEGVGFRVHIIDKASLAAKKYGPQSNKKYDILVSTPNRLIFLLKQDPPAIDLSSVEWLVVDESDKLFEDGKTGFRDQLATIFLACSGAKVRRAFFSATCTPDVEQWCRLNLDNLVSVNIGHRNAAVDTVDQQLLFVGTENGKLVAMRDIIKKGFLPPMLVFVQTIERARELFHELVYEGINVDVIHADRTQQQRDNVVNSFRSGKIWVLICTALLARGIDFKGVNLVVNYDFPTSAVEYIHRIGRTGRAGHQGKAVTFFTESDKPLLRSIANVMKQAGCPVPDYMIGFKKIHSKVKRRLEKKPPKRNTICTTPRFLMKTKARSQKTGNKRPLSGEQKGENGPQTTTQQEKGEKKIKGRGLKKRNKMQKEEGREKHKKVSQKMTSKSSGTKLQKKKGKKTKLKAH, from the exons ATGGACGCGTACGAGTTGTTTCGGAAACTCGGAGCTGGAGCGAAATTTGACCTGAAGAGGTTTGGACAGGACGCCGCTCGGTTTAAG aCTGCGAGGAGTCATGCAGGAGAAGCTTCTTCCGATCGCCTTTCTGCGATTGATTACTTTGGCACAGCCAGTGGAGCCCAGAGCTGGACCcagggaggagaggaagaggaggataaaGAGGAATATGAGGAAAGTGAAGATGGAGGTTCTGACACAGGAGGCAAACGAAAGcgcaaagaggaggagggagatgtGCGgaccaaaaagaagaagaaaaaaaccaaaagcagTCAGGTGGAGGTGAAAG CCAGCGACGGGCTGCTGAAAGAGACGCAGGAAACTGGCATCACCTGGACCTCCTCTTTGGACAGAAAGATCCAAAACCTGCAGAGCGATGGCAAAGAGAACTCGTCGTTGAAGAAGCTGAAGCATCTTCATCAGGAAAAG gtcaaTCGTATTCGTGCTCAACACCGCATAAATGTGCACGGCTGCGACATACCCGACCCCGTGTGCACATTCGAGGAGCTGCAGTCTGAGTACCATCTCAACCCCCGTGTCCTTCAGAACCTCAGAGACGCAGGGCTGAGTTCCCCTACGCCGATACAGATGCAGGCGATACCACTCATGATGcat GTTCGGGAGCTTCTGGCCTGTGCTCCCACAGGATCTGGAAAGACTTTGGCTTTCTGTCTCCCACTGCTCGCCCAACTGCAGCAGCCAACCAATCAGGGCTTCAGAGCTGTGATCATCTCCCCAACCAGAGAGCTGGCCAGCCAG ACCTACAGAGAGCTGCTCCGTCTGTCGGAGGGAGTCGGATTTAGAGTTCACATCATAGACAAAGCGTCCCTAGCAGCCAAGAAATACGGACCGCagtcaaacaaaaaatatg ATATACTCGTCAGTACTCCAAACAGACTCATCTTCCTTCTCAAGCAGGATCCTCCAGCTATTGACCTCAGCAG TGTGGAGTGGCTGGTGGTCGACGAGTCCGATAAGCTATTTGAAGACGGCAAGACGGGCTTCAGGGATCAGCTGGCCACCATTTTTCTGGCCTGCTCTGGTGCAAAGGTGCGCAGGGCTTTCTTCAGTGCCACCTGCACACCAGATGTAGAACAGTGGTGCCGCCTAAACCTCGACAACCTGGTTTCTGTCAACATCGGACACAG aaatgcagCAGTGGATACGGTGgatcagcagctgctgtttgtcgGGACGGAGAATGGCAAGCTCGTGGCAATGAGGGATATCATCAAAAAG GGCTTCCTGCCTCCCATGCTGGTGTTTGTTCAGACTATAGAAAGAGCGCGGGAGCTTTTCCATGAGCTGGTATACGAAGGCATCAATGTGGATGTGATCCACGCAGACCgcacacagcagcag agggacaacgtGGTGAACAGTTTTCGCTCTGGGAAGATTTGGGTGTTGATCTGCACGGCTCTGCTCGCCAGAGGAATCGACTTCAAAGGCGTAAACCTCGTGGTCAACTACGACTTCCCCACCAGCGCCGTGGAGTACATCCACCGCATTG GTCGTACTGGGAGAGCTGGACATCAGGGGAAGGCTGTCACCTTCTTCACAGAGAGTGATAAACCGCTGTTGCGCAG CATTGCTAATGTTATGAAACAAGCAGGCTGTCCTGTACCAGACTACATGATTGGTTTCAAGAAGATACACAG cAAAGTAAAGCGGAGACTTGAGAAGAAACCTCCCAAGAGAAACACCATTTGCACAACTCCTCGCTTCTTAATGAAGACCAAAGCCAGATCgcagaaaacaggaaacaagcgGCCACTGAGTGGAGAGCAGAAAGGAGAAAACGGGCCTCAGACAACAACGCAGCAGGAAAAGGGGGAAAAGAAGATAAAAGGACGGGGactgaagaaaagaaataaaatgcagaaagaagaagggagagaaaaacacaagaaagtgTCCCAGAAGATGACATCAAAGTCCTCAGGAACCAAGTTACAAAA gaaaaaggggaagaaaacTAAGTTGAAGGCACACTAA
- the heatr6 gene encoding HEAT repeat-containing protein 6, whose translation MAAQSGLSHPALVRGAAPAFPPVPLSAEAAPFTPMAADGWQHGTQSEAEKLFSNCAVKLRALRADSVQLREELNLLFDQLLSENYNRTFEPAVSIRPEEVCSLLKHASCLVPLTQEHLVIKLCQLVHHLLNQLKVIMDEHTLDVLVNYTAGALKVCSTWTHTDVLLALSTVVYGNGPQCHQHLSDLLGEEGFLLQYSSPSQSNMELRRVALTCMANICLRIPGQPPLDDQYRNVCFRAFLKTLQSPKPPNTDELFYCMVIQAALKGLQCCLSGGKWKFGGGEELGSVLAALKRLMFQGAPGVSVEWPTVLYPAPLPQYEGHSAAKTAESPKSSEPPKDAAVPGKASGNKKRKSKGKGKKTKTEESKGDEREERDAETVPVPQKGRVEEKQPASFLYPPWKLNSSDSEFSDPEGNTQSKLRANHGRVRQGALHCLLAVVKAVEKRTLYGYWSSFIPDSPIGGPPPLTLLTIILKDPSPKVRLCALQVLSAILDGSRQFLAVAEDTASPRTSYTPFSFTLATAVRELHRTLSLALLAETSPQTLTQVIKCLAYLVGNAPYNRLRPGLLTLLWKQIRPYVRHRDVNVRVSVLTLYGALVTTQAPLPEVQLLLQQPDHSSTAGALTPQDSALSWRQRDGVSSPSRTPVGHSHSQRSSSTHTPHVPYTPGEEDSCRLWLLQLCVMLVTQPREDQSDSEGMGGGAALEPPPVRLEALQVLSHLVRGYFPLTQSYLCEIGQVSAHCLGEADTSVQLHGAKLLEEFGLGIIQQYRAESNVPENSRVPISQVVQFWLEVLSGPLNRALQNEQHPTLQASACDTLSSILPQAFAQLPDKTQLMCITVLLGLTYIENYLVKTAAVRALGIYVLFPCLREDVMFVADTANTILAALDDRSTNVRAKAAWSLGNLTDTLIVNMESVGVDFQEELSDMLLLKMLQAATRAAADKDRVKSNAVRALGNLLHFLRQSQMTRPAFQGPLEDAVRALVKTVQSEATMKVRWNACYALGNAFRNPALPLDSAVWSHEAFSALCHVVTSCKNFKVRIKSAAALSVPTHRSCYGDMERFTCVWRSLATALENSEDTHDFLEFRYSASLRHTLSQALLHLLSVSQSQDMPGLGASLAGEEGRGIREHLIKYLLAEEGGGEEAEKDTGGESLHPRQRIGGVQQILVRMKGLTVGGEEERGKEVVTHFLEDLLKTCEETTK comes from the exons ATGGCGGCTCAGAGCGGGTTGTCACACCCGGCACTTGTCCGCGGTGCTGCTCCTGCTTTTCCCCCGGTCCCTCTGTCCGCCGAGGCTGCTCCATTCACACCCATGGCGGCGGACGGCTGGCAGCACGGCACGCAGTCGGAGGCCGAGAAACTGTTTTCCAACTGCGCCGTAAAACTGCGAGCCCTGCGAGCTGACTCAGTCCAACTCAGAGAGGAGCTCAACCTGCTGTTTGACCAGCTCCTGTCCGAAAACTACAACAGGACCTTCGAGCCCGCTGTCAGCATCCGTCCAGAG gaAGTGTGTTCTCTCCTCAAACATGCCAGCTGTCTTGTGCCGCTGACTCAGGAACATTTAGTCATCAAACTCTGCCAGCTTGTCCATCATCTGCTCAATCAGCTGAAG gtaataATGGATGAACACACACTGGATGTACTGGTGAACTATACTGCGGGTGCACTGAAAGTATGCAGCACGTGGACACACACAGATGTCCTCCTGGCACTCTCCACGGTAGTCTATGGGAATGGACCTCAGTGCCACCAG cACCTCAGTGACTTGCTGGGTGAAGAGGGATTCCTCCTGCAATATAGTTCTCCATCTCAGTCCAATATGGAGTTGCGCCGAGTTGCTCTTACCTGCATGGCCAACATCTGTCTCAG GATCCCTGGTCAGCCTCCTTTGGATGATCAGTacagaaatgtttgtttcaGAGCCTTCTTGAAAACGTTGCAGTCACCCAAACCTCCCAACACTGACGAGCTCTTCTACTGCATG GTGATCCAAGCAGCTCTGAAGGGACTTCAGTGTTGTCTCTCAGGTGGGAAGTGGAAATTTGGTGGAGGGGAGGAGCTTGGTTCCGTACTGGCTGCACTTAAG CGGCTCATGTTCCAGGGGGCTCCGGGTGTGAGTGTGGAGTGGCCGACTGTACTTTATCCAGCACCTTTACCGCAGTACGAGGGCCACTCTGCAGCAAAAACTGCAGAATCACCAAAATCTTCAGAGCCACCAAAGGATGCCGCTGTGCCAGGAAAAGCTTCAGGG AATAAAAAGAGGAAATCTAAAGGTAAGGGAAAGAAGACGAAAACCGAGGAGAGCAAAGGGGATGAACGAGAGGAACGAGATGCAGAGACTGTGCCTGTGCCTCAGAAAGGCAGGGTGGAAGAAAAACAGCCTGCCTCATTTCTTTACCCGCCCTGGAAACTAAACAGTTCTGACTCTGAATTTTCTGACCCAGAGGGCAACACACAGAGCAAATTAAG agcGAACCATGGTCGTGTGCGTCAGGGGGCGCTGCACTGTTTGTTAGCGGTGGTGAAAGCAGTAGAGAAGAGAACTCTGTACGGTTACTGGTCTTCCTTCATCCCTGACTCTCCTATTGGGGGGCCGCCGCCTCTTACACTCCTCACAATTATTCTGAAGGACCCCTCGCCAAAG GTGAGGTTGTGTGCACTTCAGGTGTTGTCAGCCATACTGGACGGCTCCCGTCAGTTTCTGGCTGTGGCTGAAGATACAGCGTCTCCTCGAACATCTTACACCCCTTTCTCCTTCACGCTGGCTACTGCTGTCAGAGAGCTGCACCGCACTCTCAGTCTGGCACTGCTGGCTGAGACTTCTCCTCAGACACTCACACAGGTCATAAAG TGTCTGGCCTACTTGGTGGGCAATGCTCCCTATAACCGTCTCAGACCTGGTCTGCTCACTCTGCTCTGGAAGCAGATTCGTCCATACGTGCGCCACAGAG ATGTGAATGTACGTGTGTCAGTCCTGACACTTTATGGGGCTCTAGTGACCACACAGGCTCCTCTTCCTGAGGTTCAGCTACTCCTCCAGCAGCCGGATCACAGCAGCACCGCCGGTGCGCTCACGCCACAGGACTCGGCTCTCAGCTGGAGACAACGAGATGGGGTATCTTCACCCTCTCGTACACCAGTCGGACATTCCCATTCCCAGCGGAGCTCTAGCACACATACCCCACACGTTCCTTACACACCAGGGGAGGAGGACAGCTGCCGGCtgtggctgctgcagctgtgtgtgatgCTAGTGACTCAGCCCAGAGAGGACCAATCAGACAGTGAGGGAATGGGAGGGGGTGCTGCTTTAGAGCCCCCTCCTGTTCGACTCGAAGCTCTGCAG GTCTTGTCTCACCTGGTGCGTGGCTACTTCCCTCTAACTCAAAGCTATCTGTGTGAGATTGGGCAAGTGAGTGCTCACTGCCTCGGGGAGGCAGACACCTCCGTACAGCTGCACGGAGCAAAG TTGCTAGAGGAGTTTGGTTTGGGAATAATCCAGCAGTATAGAGCAGAAAGCAACGTGCCTGAGAACTCAAGGGTCCCCATAAGCCAG GTGGTGCAGTTTTGGTTAGAAGTGTTGAGCGGTCCACTAAACAGGGCGCTGCAGAATGAGCAGCATCCCACGCTGCAGGCGAGCGCCTGCGACACGCTCTCCTCCATCCTGCCGCAGGCTTTTGCACAGCTGCCG GACAAGACCCAGCTGATGTGCATCACTGTGCTGCTGGGGCTGACCTACATCGAAAACTATCTGGTGAAGACGGCAGCCGTCAGGGCTTTGGGGATCTACGTACTGTTCCCCTGTTTGAGGGAG GATGTCATGTTCGTGGCTGATACTGCAAACACTATCCTAGCTGCGCTCGATGATCGATCTACGAATGTGCGTGCCAAGGCTGCCTGGTCCCTAGGGAACCTCACAGACACTCTTATTGTTAATAT GGAGAGTGTAGGTGTGGACTTCCAGGAAGAGTTATCAGACATGCTGCTGCTCAAGATGTTGCAGGCAGCTACACGAGCAGCTGCAGACAAAGACAGG GTGAAGTCTAATGCAGTGCGAGCGCTCGGGAATCTGCTTCATTTCCTGCGGCAGAGTCAGATGACCAGGCCCGCGTTCCAAGGGCCGCTGGAAGATGCAGTTCGTGCTCTGGTTAAAACGGTCCAATCAGAGGCTacgatgaaggtcagatggaacGCCTGTTATGCTTTAGGAAATGCTTTCAGAAACCCGGCCTTGCCTCTAG ACTCAGCCGTGTGGTCTCATGAAGCGTTCTCTGCCCTCTGCCACGTTGTTACTTCCTGTAAGAATTTCAAAGTGCGGATCAAATCTGCCGCCGCTCTATCAGTTCCCACTCACCGCAGCTGCTATGGAGACATGGAGCGGTTTACCTGTGTGTGGCGCTCACTGGCTACAGCCCTCGAGAACAGTGAAGACACCCATGACTTTTTGGAGTTCCGCTACAGCGCCAGCCTGCGACACACCCTCTCACAGGCTCTCTTACACCTGCTCAGCGTCAGCCAGTCGCAGGACATGCCTGGCCTCGGCGCGTCGCTTGCCggtgaggaggggaggggcatCAGAGAGCATTTGATAAAGTATCTCCTagcagaggaaggaggaggagaggaggcggAGAAGGACACAGGAGGGGAGAGTTTGCACCCTCGGCAGAGAATTGGAGGTGTGCAGCAGATTCTGGTCAGGATGAAGGGGTTAACGgtgggaggggaggaggagagaggtaAGGAGGTGGTGACTCATTTTCTGGAGGATTTGCTAAAGACTTGTGAAGAGACCACAAAGTAA
- the dynll2b gene encoding dynein, light chain, LC8-type 2b, producing the protein MSDKKAVIKNADMSDEMQQDAVDCAMQAMEKYNIEKDIAAYVKKEFDKKYNPTWHCIVGRNFGSYVTHETKHFIYFYLGQVAILLFKSG; encoded by the exons ATGAGTGACAAGAAGGCTGTGATAAAGAATGCAGACATGTCTGATGAAATGCAGCAGGATGCAGTGGACTGTGCCATGCAGGCTATGGAAAAGTACAACATTGAGAAGGATATTGCCGCTTATGTCAAAAAG GAGTTTGACAAGAAGTACAACCCCACCTGGCATTGCATTGTTGGGAGGAACTTTGGCAGCTACGTGACACATGAGACGAAGCATTTCATCTACTTCTACCTGGGTCAAGTGGCTATTCTGCTCTTCAAGTCTGGCTGA